A stretch of the Vulcanisaeta souniana JCM 11219 genome encodes the following:
- a CDS encoding D-2-hydroxyacid dehydrogenase, with product MVRVLITDSVDEYIINGLKSRGIDIDYRPGISREDLLKVVPGYEALIVRGRTKVTRDVIDAASRLRVIARAGVGLDNIDVEYAKARGIEVINAPEGSTQSVAELTIGLMIAAARLVSLQDRLIKGGEWPKGKYMGIELFGKTLGIIGFGRIGQRVAELAGAIGMRVIAYDVVDIGDRASKLGVDTVGFEELLKRSDFIAIHVSLTPSARHLIGERELQLMKDGVVIVNASRGEVIDTKALLKAINDGKVAAAALDVLENEPPKEPWEIELVMHPRVIVTPHIGAETREAQRKIAEILVDKLVNYLQRINA from the coding sequence ATGGTTCGGGTATTAATAACGGACTCCGTGGACGAATACATAATCAATGGTTTAAAAAGCCGCGGTATTGACATTGATTATAGGCCTGGGATAAGCAGGGAGGATTTACTTAAGGTCGTCCCTGGTTATGAGGCCCTGATAGTTAGGGGTAGGACCAAGGTCACTAGGGATGTTATTGATGCAGCCAGTAGGTTGAGGGTCATAGCCAGGGCTGGCGTTGGGCTTGACAATATTGATGTTGAATATGCCAAGGCAAGGGGTATTGAGGTTATTAATGCACCCGAGGGTTCAACGCAGTCCGTTGCCGAGTTAACCATTGGTTTGATGATTGCAGCTGCAAGGCTTGTATCGCTTCAGGATAGGTTGATCAAGGGTGGTGAGTGGCCCAAGGGCAAGTACATGGGTATTGAATTGTTTGGTAAGACGCTCGGTATTATTGGCTTTGGCAGGATTGGGCAGAGGGTTGCTGAGTTGGCTGGCGCGATTGGCATGAGGGTTATTGCATATGATGTAGTTGACATTGGGGATAGGGCATCGAAGCTTGGCGTTGATACAGTAGGCTTTGAGGAATTACTGAAGAGGAGTGACTTCATTGCGATTCACGTATCCCTAACACCAAGCGCCAGGCATTTGATTGGTGAGAGGGAGCTTCAGCTAATGAAGGATGGGGTAGTGATAGTTAATGCATCGAGAGGTGAGGTAATAGACACAAAGGCATTACTTAAGGCCATTAATGATGGTAAGGTGGCTGCGGCAGCGCTTGACGTACTTGAGAATGAGCCGCCGAAGGAACCATGGGAAATAGAACTAGTAATGCACCCGAGGGTCATTGTAACGCCGCACATCGGCGCAGAGACCAGGGAAGCACAGAGGAAAATCGCAGAGATACTGGTTGATAAGCTAGTGAATTACCTGCAGAGGATCAATGCATGA
- a CDS encoding radical SAM protein: MAGTVGLGNVVVKEIRVKTALSRSGLPEYDYALNPYLGCQHGCIYCYAMDFTRSEPGRRWGEIVYVKANLIYALTKDIRKLKPGIVGVSTITDPYQPVESRYKLTRRAIELLCNAGYHVSVQTKSALIIRDLDIISKCGKSVDVGLTITTMRNTYRAVEPMAAHPTARASALRRIASLGIKTWIFLGPVIPGVNDKVEDYEPVIRLAKETNSQVIIDRFRPRPVVIKFMSRKLNPIYPATRDWWSETLNSIMRLCREYGVNCITAEDEWEINRKREK; the protein is encoded by the coding sequence ATGGCAGGTACAGTCGGGTTAGGCAACGTGGTTGTCAAGGAAATAAGGGTTAAGACCGCACTATCCAGGTCAGGACTGCCTGAGTACGACTACGCACTAAACCCATACCTAGGTTGTCAGCATGGCTGTATTTATTGCTACGCCATGGATTTCACCAGGAGCGAGCCAGGGAGAAGGTGGGGCGAGATAGTTTACGTAAAAGCCAACTTAATATATGCCCTCACGAAGGACATAAGGAAACTTAAGCCAGGCATTGTCGGCGTGTCCACAATAACCGACCCATACCAACCCGTGGAGTCCAGGTATAAGTTAACCAGGAGAGCCATTGAGTTACTATGTAATGCTGGTTATCACGTTAGCGTACAAACGAAGTCAGCATTAATCATTAGGGACCTGGACATAATAAGTAAGTGCGGCAAGTCGGTAGACGTGGGTCTCACAATAACCACAATGAGGAATACGTACAGAGCCGTAGAGCCCATGGCCGCACACCCAACGGCAAGGGCATCAGCACTTAGAAGGATCGCCAGTTTGGGTATTAAGACCTGGATATTCCTAGGCCCAGTGATACCCGGCGTAAACGATAAAGTGGAGGATTACGAACCAGTAATACGCCTGGCCAAGGAAACAAATTCACAGGTAATAATTGATAGGTTCAGGCCAAGACCAGTCGTAATTAAGTTCATGAGCAGGAAGTTAAACCCCATATACCCGGCGACCAGGGACTGGTGGAGTGAAACCCTGAACTCAATAATGAGACTGTGCAGGGAGTACGGCGTTAATTGCATCACGGCAGAGGATGAGTGGGAAATAAATCGAAAACGAGAGAAATAA
- a CDS encoding electron transfer flavoprotein subunit beta/FixA family protein: MSGLTIIVPVKAAVPNITAVKLDPVTHNLVREGVPLMINPYDRNALEFALRLKDKYGGKVITISMAPLSGKDFLESTIGMGADEAYLLSDRAFAGADTLATSYAVARSIQRLFSSFDLIVFGEETTDSSTAHMPAQVASWLNLPYIYYAVDAEVKPEDRLITVNRYLEDEGVYETYEYKLPIVVSVYRNSNPPRDIGLIRKVEAKLNNLVKIVDNNTLKLERECIGLRGSPTIVAKIEDAKPVERKKQIFKGDPREAAKWLLDNLTKEGVIKP, from the coding sequence ATGAGCGGATTAACGATAATAGTACCTGTGAAGGCGGCCGTACCCAACATAACAGCCGTTAAGCTGGACCCAGTAACACACAACCTAGTACGTGAGGGTGTACCACTGATGATTAATCCGTACGATAGGAACGCCCTTGAATTCGCGCTCAGGCTTAAGGATAAGTATGGTGGTAAGGTCATTACAATATCAATGGCGCCACTCAGCGGTAAGGACTTCCTAGAGTCGACAATAGGAATGGGCGCCGACGAGGCATACCTACTCTCTGACAGGGCGTTTGCTGGTGCCGATACGCTGGCCACCTCCTACGCAGTGGCTAGGAGTATACAGAGATTGTTCTCTAGCTTTGACTTAATAGTATTTGGTGAGGAGACCACGGATTCCTCAACAGCTCACATGCCAGCTCAAGTGGCTTCCTGGCTGAACCTGCCCTATATTTACTATGCCGTTGACGCTGAGGTTAAGCCTGAGGATAGGCTAATTACTGTAAATAGGTATCTAGAGGATGAGGGTGTTTACGAAACTTATGAGTATAAATTGCCAATAGTAGTAAGCGTGTATAGAAATAGTAATCCCCCCAGGGACATAGGCCTAATTAGGAAGGTGGAGGCCAAGTTAAATAACCTGGTAAAGATCGTGGATAACAACACATTGAAACTGGAAAGGGAATGCATTGGCCTTAGGGGTTCACCAACGATAGTAGCCAAGATTGAGGATGCAAAACCGGTCGAAAGAAAGAAGCAGATATTCAAGGGTGATCCAAGGGAGGCTGCCAAGTGGTTATTGGATAACCTAACTAAGGAGGGGGTGATCAAACCATGA
- a CDS encoding Nre family DNA repair protein, with product MRINPALCIRCRGEYNLCGLSYCPVLTELRTRHILRGVTNRDRIDGSSPPSVFIGRVGYPRVNVYPATPPVHGDTSSLEDPRAWMGMRLEDFLSSRLSLVRGSVRVRVEDARNPPRTLHDVQVMVLSGKPVDSELVLKKPVSGRYVLDEHAPPFGPSSPLQKLRVNTLPPPPRIVDRVHSDTDLNATEAILTLYYHGIDVHHISRLLSVGALGVGKRRRLVPTRWSITAVDKQVSDKLLNEVRDYPLISEYRVYVRKFKDNTFIGILAPHTWLYEWAEAWWPGSTWNMWGGETALELDYEGYWGRDDYPSIGGCYYAARIAVLEALHSIRRQAAVILWREIYPGFNLPIGVWWVRENIRAMLSGPYERFHDLHDALKYVTGFLKLPISTWVSKSYVIRMLTRQSSIVDWLG from the coding sequence GTGCGAATAAACCCAGCACTATGCATTAGATGCAGGGGGGAATACAACCTATGCGGTCTATCCTACTGTCCGGTCCTCACAGAGTTACGTACAAGACACATACTCAGGGGCGTAACTAACAGGGATCGCATTGACGGATCATCACCGCCAAGCGTATTCATTGGCCGCGTTGGTTACCCAAGGGTCAATGTATATCCAGCGACGCCACCTGTTCATGGTGATACGAGTAGCCTTGAGGACCCAAGGGCTTGGATGGGCATGAGACTGGAGGACTTCCTATCAAGTAGGTTATCCCTGGTAAGAGGTTCTGTGAGGGTTAGGGTTGAGGATGCAAGGAATCCGCCGAGGACTCTTCATGATGTTCAAGTAATGGTGTTATCAGGGAAACCCGTGGATTCCGAACTAGTGCTTAAGAAGCCAGTTAGTGGTAGGTATGTGCTTGATGAGCATGCGCCGCCCTTTGGTCCATCATCACCACTACAGAAATTACGCGTGAATACATTGCCGCCACCACCAAGGATTGTTGATAGGGTTCATAGTGATACGGACCTAAATGCCACAGAGGCCATACTGACGCTGTACTATCATGGCATTGACGTTCATCACATATCAAGGCTATTAAGCGTTGGCGCCCTCGGTGTTGGTAAGAGGAGGAGACTAGTGCCGACTAGGTGGTCTATAACAGCAGTTGATAAGCAAGTCTCCGATAAACTACTCAATGAAGTTCGTGATTACCCACTTATAAGTGAGTACAGAGTTTACGTGAGGAAGTTTAAGGACAACACGTTCATAGGCATACTGGCACCCCATACCTGGCTTTACGAGTGGGCTGAGGCCTGGTGGCCCGGCTCAACGTGGAACATGTGGGGTGGCGAAACAGCCCTAGAGCTTGATTATGAGGGTTACTGGGGACGCGATGACTATCCATCAATAGGCGGTTGCTACTACGCGGCCAGGATAGCCGTACTTGAGGCATTACACTCAATACGTAGACAGGCGGCTGTCATACTATGGCGCGAGATCTACCCAGGCTTCAACCTGCCAATTGGTGTCTGGTGGGTTAGGGAGAATATTAGGGCTATGCTTAGTGGGCCATACGAGAGGTTTCATGACCTACATGACGCCCTCAAGTATGTTACCGGTTTCCTCAAGTTACCAATAAGTACCTGGGTATCCAAATCATATGTAATAAGGATGCTAACTAGGCAGTCAAGTATAGTTGATTGGCTGGGGTAG
- a CDS encoding DUF996 domain-containing protein, which produces MSSQEDIRSAGTIGFIGGILALIPYIDFVGLIMVLIALYKLSHDYGNEGIWRNAIYAVVFSIIGVAIATFTLVGSLSLLSSISYSTIGAVTSIIVFFIVFYIFMVISGYFWRNAYAELGRSSGMNEFNNASRWYWLGALLTIILVGAILTLIADIYAIIGYHKLSQVK; this is translated from the coding sequence ATGAGTTCCCAGGAAGATATTAGGTCAGCCGGTACTATTGGTTTCATCGGCGGCATATTGGCGCTAATACCCTATATCGACTTTGTAGGACTCATAATGGTTTTGATTGCACTTTATAAGTTATCTCACGACTATGGTAATGAAGGTATTTGGAGAAACGCCATTTACGCAGTGGTATTTTCAATAATTGGCGTGGCAATCGCAACATTCACATTGGTGGGTTCCCTATCCCTACTCTCATCAATATCCTACAGCACCATTGGGGCTGTTACTTCCATAATCGTATTTTTCATAGTCTTCTACATATTCATGGTAATAAGCGGGTACTTCTGGAGAAACGCCTACGCGGAATTGGGCAGGTCAAGCGGTATGAATGAGTTTAATAATGCATCAAGGTGGTACTGGCTTGGGGCGCTACTGACTATAATACTCGTAGGAGCAATATTAACGCTCATTGCAGACATATATGCAATAATAGGTTACCACAAGTTATCCCAGGTCAAGTGA
- a CDS encoding ferredoxin family protein: MSLERKIIIEERLNSNAWDVDQRPHIRIIDPDQCRKCDKKPCLYLCPARCYTPGPDGTVLFSHEGCLECGTCRLVCPENNIEWNYPKSGFGVQYRFG; this comes from the coding sequence ATGAGCCTGGAGAGAAAGATAATAATTGAGGAGAGATTGAATAGTAATGCATGGGATGTTGACCAGAGACCGCACATTAGGATTATAGACCCAGACCAATGCAGGAAGTGCGATAAGAAGCCCTGCCTATACCTATGCCCAGCAAGGTGTTACACGCCGGGCCCAGACGGCACAGTCCTATTCTCACACGAGGGCTGCCTAGAGTGCGGCACATGCCGCTTGGTCTGCCCAGAGAATAACATTGAGTGGAACTACCCCAAGAGCGGCTTTGGCGTTCAATACAGGTTTGGCTGA
- a CDS encoding electron transfer flavoprotein subunit alpha/FixB family protein — translation MSTAQTQQKICSEWNPVNKNEHKGIWVYVELINGVIKDGSLQLIGKARELAGKISTDVTAIMLGHNIGDVVKEPIYYGADKVIYIDHPALEKYVPHIYSNVIVQLATKYKPEIILFAATKRGRELAPYVANSLKTGITADCTELDVDPKTRDLDQVRPTYGGSILAHIRTPSRRPQLASVRPNVFPTPPRDPNRNGEIIVETIDTPPGINGHGLINVRPVVKGEELPPVEKSDVVVVAGRGVGSTDGVKLLTELAKLLGGTIGGTKKAVDAGWLDLDRQVGQTGKTIRPALYIGVGVSGAIQHVFGMKESKVIVAINSDPNAPIFEYADYGVVGDYREIVKELIELLKNSRSK, via the coding sequence ATGAGCACAGCACAGACACAGCAGAAGATTTGCAGTGAGTGGAATCCAGTAAATAAGAATGAGCATAAGGGTATTTGGGTCTACGTTGAGCTCATTAATGGGGTTATTAAGGACGGCAGTTTGCAATTAATTGGTAAGGCCAGGGAATTAGCTGGCAAGATAAGTACTGACGTGACCGCAATAATGCTTGGTCACAACATCGGTGACGTAGTCAAGGAACCCATTTATTACGGTGCCGATAAGGTCATTTACATAGATCACCCAGCCCTGGAAAAGTACGTACCGCACATTTACTCCAATGTCATAGTACAACTAGCCACCAAGTATAAACCGGAAATAATACTATTCGCAGCAACAAAGAGGGGCAGGGAACTAGCACCATACGTAGCCAACTCACTTAAGACCGGTATAACCGCTGACTGTACCGAGTTAGACGTAGATCCAAAGACGAGGGACCTAGACCAAGTAAGACCAACGTATGGTGGTAGCATATTAGCCCATATAAGGACCCCAAGTAGGAGACCCCAACTCGCCAGTGTCAGGCCTAACGTATTTCCAACACCACCAAGGGACCCCAACAGGAATGGCGAAATAATAGTTGAGACAATAGACACACCACCAGGCATTAATGGACATGGGCTCATTAACGTAAGGCCTGTGGTCAAGGGCGAGGAACTACCACCAGTTGAGAAGTCGGACGTGGTAGTGGTGGCTGGGCGCGGAGTAGGGAGTACAGATGGCGTCAAGCTTCTCACAGAACTCGCCAAATTACTTGGCGGTACAATAGGCGGTACTAAGAAGGCTGTGGATGCCGGTTGGCTAGATCTTGATAGACAAGTGGGTCAGACAGGAAAGACAATAAGGCCCGCGCTGTACATAGGTGTCGGTGTTAGTGGTGCGATTCAACACGTGTTTGGCATGAAGGAATCCAAGGTAATTGTGGCTATAAACAGTGATCCGAATGCGCCAATATTTGAATATGCAGATTATGGAGTGGTAGGTGATTACAGGGAAATCGTAAAGGAGTTAATAGAATTACTGAAAAACTCACGAAGCAAGTAG
- a CDS encoding recombinase family protein produces the protein MIPAIAYVRVSTEMQDPANQVEYLKRWSESRGFQILKLYIDEAISGASPIMDRPAFRELVKDVESGTLSPRPMVLLVYETSRLVRNFQELFRLLDIVENRLGLLIVSTSEKESVLQNLDGAYRQFLRTVLAFVASMEREFIRQRTKAAMERLRTEGKVVSKVDLMPRDVIEEVLKLYTEGLSQRAISTKLGISLYAVRRILGKHGYRGSYTCPRCLHRMIITDKALVQVDGRYAIKYVLHCTNCGYEESKVE, from the coding sequence GTGATACCAGCAATAGCCTACGTTAGGGTTTCCACGGAAATGCAGGATCCAGCAAACCAAGTGGAGTATCTAAAGCGTTGGAGTGAATCCAGGGGATTCCAAATACTGAAGCTCTACATTGACGAGGCAATCAGCGGTGCCTCTCCGATCATGGACAGGCCGGCATTCAGGGAATTGGTTAAGGACGTGGAAAGCGGCACATTGAGCCCAAGGCCCATGGTCTTACTGGTTTATGAAACCTCAAGACTCGTTAGGAACTTCCAGGAACTCTTCAGGTTGTTGGATATCGTAGAAAACAGGCTTGGCTTACTCATAGTTAGTACTAGTGAAAAGGAGTCAGTGCTTCAGAACCTTGATGGCGCCTACAGGCAGTTCCTTAGGACCGTCCTGGCCTTTGTAGCATCCATGGAGAGGGAATTCATTAGACAGAGGACCAAGGCTGCAATGGAGAGACTTAGGACGGAGGGCAAGGTGGTTTCTAAGGTTGATCTAATGCCAAGGGACGTCATTGAGGAGGTCCTTAAGCTATACACGGAGGGGTTAAGCCAGAGGGCGATATCCACCAAGCTGGGTATCAGCCTATATGCCGTGAGGCGAATACTGGGTAAGCATGGCTATAGGGGTAGTTATACATGTCCGCGTTGTCTCCATAGGATGATCATCACTGACAAGGCCCTTGTCCAGGTTGATGGAAGGTACGCCATTAAGTACGTACTGCACTGCACAAACTGTGGTTATGAGGAATCCAAGGTGGAGTAA
- a CDS encoding nicotinamide mononucleotide deamidase-related protein, translating to MSYTAWIISIGNELLIGKTVNTNATWLAKKLTLLGYDVRRIIAIPDNEEDEVEVFRDAIRRSIRVVISTGGLGPTFDDRTSEYLAKALNRRYVVNDDALKLVTETFRTKGLELTEPRLKQAKMPEGAKPIPNPVGTAPGIWVEESNTVIIALPGVPAEMMGIFENYVEPKLREIGPRLHFVERSITVKGVPEADLAPIIERGMKMSNRVYIKSHPKGHEIRSPLVEIHVYVSSEDEKAAENEINRVINFLMNAIKERNGEILSQ from the coding sequence ATGAGTTATACGGCCTGGATCATATCCATAGGCAATGAATTGTTGATTGGAAAGACCGTGAATACAAACGCCACCTGGCTTGCCAAGAAATTAACGCTCCTTGGCTATGATGTCAGAAGGATAATAGCAATCCCCGACAATGAGGAGGACGAGGTTGAGGTATTCAGGGATGCTATTAGGAGGAGCATTAGGGTTGTTATTTCCACAGGTGGTTTAGGACCAACATTTGATGATAGGACGAGTGAGTACCTCGCCAAGGCCCTCAACAGAAGGTACGTTGTTAATGATGATGCACTGAAGCTCGTCACAGAGACCTTCAGGACGAAGGGGCTGGAATTAACGGAACCAAGGCTTAAACAGGCGAAGATGCCTGAGGGCGCGAAACCAATTCCAAACCCCGTTGGCACTGCGCCGGGTATCTGGGTTGAGGAGAGCAATACGGTAATAATTGCGCTACCCGGCGTGCCCGCGGAGATGATGGGCATATTCGAAAACTACGTAGAGCCGAAACTACGCGAGATAGGACCTAGACTTCACTTTGTTGAAAGATCAATAACCGTGAAGGGTGTTCCCGAGGCTGACCTGGCTCCAATAATCGAGAGAGGCATGAAAATGAGCAACAGGGTCTACATTAAGAGCCATCCCAAGGGTCACGAGATTAGGTCACCACTTGTCGAGATCCATGTATACGTGAGTTCAGAGGACGAGAAAGCTGCTGAGAACGAGATTAACAGGGTAATTAATTTTCTGATGAACGCAATTAAGGAGAGGAATGGTGAGATTTTAAGTCAGTGA